Proteins from a genomic interval of Staphylococcus debuckii:
- the csm3 gene encoding type III-A CRISPR-associated RAMP protein Csm3, which produces MYSKIKISGQIEVLTGLHIGGGGEISMIGAIDSPVVRDLFTKLPVIPGSTIKGKMRSLLARDFGLKPNQKEHNEDDPIVLRLFGSSNKDNIKRSRLQFSDAFYNQETKAKFDENEVPYTETKYENTINRLTSEANPRQIERVTRGSRFDFQIIYNVEDENEVETDFENIKNGIQLLENDYLGGGGTRGNGRVKFNIEEIETVIGDYDSTNLVLK; this is translated from the coding sequence ATGTATTCTAAAATAAAAATTTCAGGACAAATAGAAGTGTTGACAGGCTTGCATATCGGAGGGGGCGGAGAAATCAGTATGATAGGTGCTATTGATTCTCCAGTTGTAAGAGATTTATTTACGAAACTTCCGGTTATTCCAGGCAGTACTATCAAAGGGAAGATGAGAAGTTTATTGGCAAGAGATTTCGGACTTAAGCCTAACCAAAAAGAGCATAACGAAGATGATCCGATAGTTTTAAGATTGTTCGGCTCTAGTAACAAAGATAATATTAAACGCTCTCGTCTGCAATTTTCAGATGCTTTTTATAATCAAGAAACAAAAGCGAAGTTTGATGAAAATGAAGTACCTTACACGGAAACAAAGTATGAAAATACGATTAATCGATTGACTTCTGAAGCTAATCCGAGACAAATTGAACGTGTAACGAGAGGCTCTCGATTTGATTTTCAAATTATTTATAATGTTGAAGATGAAAATGAAGTAGAAACTGATTTTGAGAACATTAAAAATGGAATTCAATTATTAGAAAATGATTATCTTGGCGGCGGTGGGACACGTGGTAATGGCCGAGTTAAATTTAATATCGAAGAAATTGAAACAGTTATTGGTGATTATGACAGCACAAATTTAGTATTAAAGTAG
- the csm4 gene encoding type III-A CRISPR-associated RAMP protein Csm4: protein MSIKIYKLHFTTPVHFGEKRLSDSQPVIAADTLFSALFIETLNLGLDTDFLLNDLKISDTFPFFKDNYYFPKPLMKIESQHKDETNYKVFKKLKFLPVNQFNSYIAGEIDSTEAERITSDFQLGEKELLTKVSLQNNEKEGGDAEPYSVGLFRYHPDAGLYFIAKGSENALNSLNEVIDALQYSGIGGKRSAGYGQFECRITSDEKVIDLLTQQKGEIIYYCQQLWRKKTT, encoded by the coding sequence ATGAGTATAAAAATCTATAAATTACACTTTACTACACCTGTTCATTTTGGAGAAAAACGTTTAAGTGATAGCCAGCCTGTAATAGCCGCCGATACTTTATTTAGTGCGCTTTTTATTGAAACATTAAATTTAGGATTAGATACAGATTTTTTATTAAATGATTTAAAAATAAGTGATACTTTCCCATTTTTTAAAGATAATTATTATTTTCCCAAACCTTTAATGAAGATTGAATCACAACATAAGGATGAAACAAATTATAAGGTTTTTAAAAAACTTAAATTTTTACCTGTAAACCAATTTAATTCGTATATAGCTGGCGAAATTGATAGTACAGAAGCAGAACGAATCACTAGTGATTTTCAACTGGGAGAAAAAGAATTATTAACAAAAGTGTCATTGCAGAATAATGAAAAAGAAGGCGGAGATGCAGAACCATATTCTGTGGGGCTCTTTAGATATCATCCAGATGCAGGTCTTTATTTTATTGCAAAAGGTTCTGAGAACGCTTTGAATTCGTTAAATGAAGTTATTGATGCTTTACAATATTCAGGAATCGGTGGAAAGAGAAGTGCTGGTTATGGACAGTTCGAATGCAGAATAACTTCTGACGAGAAAGTGATAGATTTGTTGACTCAGCAAAAAGGTGAAATTATATATTACTGTCAACAGCTATGGCGGAAGAAAACAACTTAA
- the csm4 gene encoding type III-A CRISPR-associated RAMP protein Csm4, protein MAEENNLKTILENARYLLKKKSGFIQSADFTNTLVKKKDFYSFSAGSVFKHPFSGAIFDVGENGKHPVYRYAKAMWIEV, encoded by the coding sequence ATGGCGGAAGAAAACAACTTAAAAACAATCTTAGAAAATGCTAGATACTTGTTAAAGAAAAAATCAGGTTTTATTCAGTCTGCTGATTTTACAAATACTTTAGTGAAAAAGAAAGATTTTTATAGTTTTTCTGCGGGTTCAGTATTTAAACATCCATTTTCAGGAGCTATATTTGATGTGGGTGAAAATGGAAAACATCCAGTATATAGATATGCTAAAGCAATGTGGATAGAGGTGTGA
- the csm5 gene encoding type III-A CRISPR-associated RAMP protein Csm5 — MSLKTYTINLTTIGPVHIGMGETIRKQEYIYEKNASQVHFVDGKKMTKFFKDKGILKAFLNYITDYKQRADLATFLKDKKIKKEEWKAFITYSEHVNQGKRYTTGQSIKSFESNTKPLNDIHKMVRDGQGSVYIPGSSLKGALRTAIQGNRKIVENHIANRANRFHHVALETQQIVVKEEINKIFNKIKIGDSNPISESDLEIYQKIDINKKAKAMPLYRECIKAGTEVTFTMTIEDDVLSGHELEEIIRLFYKNYWEKWASGFENTVAGKEFFDMGAVPNDKEVREQKAILFVGGGSGFVSKTLYYQINNKTIAKNNSFKVLKNRFRRVYGKMSTQPGNVPIVLKGTVNTSQNKWYQFGACEIQISEK; from the coding sequence ATGAGTTTAAAAACATATACTATTAATTTAACGACAATTGGACCGGTTCATATTGGGATGGGTGAAACAATCCGCAAACAAGAATATATCTATGAAAAAAACGCTTCTCAAGTACATTTTGTTGACGGTAAAAAAATGACTAAGTTTTTCAAAGATAAAGGTATTCTAAAAGCATTTTTAAATTATATTACTGATTATAAGCAACGTGCTGATCTTGCTACTTTTTTGAAAGATAAAAAGATAAAAAAAGAAGAATGGAAAGCATTTATTACTTATAGTGAACACGTGAATCAAGGTAAACGCTATACAACAGGTCAAAGTATTAAGTCATTTGAAAGTAATACTAAACCTTTAAATGATATTCATAAAATGGTAAGAGACGGCCAAGGTTCTGTTTATATACCCGGTAGTTCGTTGAAAGGTGCTCTTCGAACAGCGATTCAGGGAAATCGGAAGATAGTAGAAAATCATATTGCGAATAGAGCTAATAGATTTCATCATGTCGCTTTAGAAACACAACAAATCGTCGTTAAAGAGGAAATAAACAAAATTTTTAATAAGATAAAAATAGGTGATTCTAATCCGATTTCAGAAAGCGATTTAGAAATATATCAAAAAATAGATATAAATAAAAAAGCCAAAGCAATGCCTTTATATCGTGAGTGTATAAAAGCAGGTACTGAAGTGACCTTTACAATGACGATAGAAGATGATGTATTAAGTGGGCATGAATTAGAAGAAATTATTCGATTGTTCTACAAGAATTATTGGGAAAAGTGGGCTTCTGGATTTGAAAACACTGTTGCTGGTAAAGAATTTTTTGATATGGGTGCAGTACCAAATGATAAAGAAGTCAGAGAACAAAAGGCAATTTTATTTGTTGGCGGCGGTTCAGGTTTTGTAAGTAAGACTTTATATTATCAGATTAATAATAAAACCATCGCTAAAAACAACTCGTTTAAAGTCTTAAAGAATAGATTTAGAAGAGTTTACGGAAAGATGAGCACACAGCCTGGTAATGTGCCTATTGTATTAAAAGGCACTGTAAATACCTCACAAAACAAATGGTACCAATTTGGAGCATGCGAAATTCAAATATCTGAGAAATAA